In Labeo rohita strain BAU-BD-2019 chromosome 16, IGBB_LRoh.1.0, whole genome shotgun sequence, one DNA window encodes the following:
- the LOC127179034 gene encoding uncharacterized protein LOC127179034, with protein MEMHVFFLLCISMMPWFTVTTAATARNIALYGKATQSDLVGDPWSGESHASNAIDGNLDSHFHHGSCTHTESQNDPWWRLDLLEEYVVTSVTITNRKDCCPERLDGAEIHIGNSLLNNGNSNPLAGKISSVPAGGSVTFDLKKGIPGRYVNVVIPGSNRVLTLCEVEVYGYPAFYAKNLALYGRATQSDLVGDPWSGEGHASNAIDGNLDSHFHHGSCTHTDSQNDPWWRLDLLDEYVVTSITITNRKDCCPERLDGAEIHIGNSLLNNGNSNPLAGKISSVPDGRSLTFDLKKGISGRYINVVIPGSNRVLTLCEVEVYGYPAPDGENVALKGKATQKVPLENNFASNAIDGNKDGNVNHGSCSQTEKTLNPWWRLDLLKRHKVFSVVITNRVDFFAVRLNGAEIRIGNSLDNNGNDNPRCAVISSIPPGFSTTFECDGMEGRYINVVIPGREEYLTLCEVEVYGSPLD; from the exons ATGGAAATGCATGTGTTTTTCCTGCTTTGTATTTCTATGATGCCTTGGTTTACAGTCACAACTGCAGCTAcag CCAGAAATATTGCTTTATATGGCAAGGCCACACAATCAGACCTGGTCGGGGATCCTTGGTCAGGAGAGAGCCATGCCAGCAATGCTATTGATGGAAATCTTGACTCACATTTTCATCATGGATCCTGTACTCATACTGAATCGCAAAATGACCCATGGTGGAGATTGGATTTACTAGAGGAGTACGTAGTGACCTCCGTAACTATCACCAACCGAAAAGACTGCTGTCCTGAAAGACTTGATGGAGCCGAGATACACATTGGAAACTCTCTGCTGAACAACGGCAACAGCAACCCATT GGCTGGAAAGATTTCATCCGTTCCAGCTGGGGGATCCGTCACTTTTGATTTGAAGAAAGGCATTCCAGGCCGTTACGTCAATGTGGTCATACCTGGATCTAATCGAGTTCTTACCCTTTGTGAGGTCGAGGTTTACGGTTATCCAGCTTTTTATG CCAAAAATCTTGCTTTATATGGCAGGGCCACACAATCAGACCTGGTCGGGGATCCTTGGTCAGGAGAAGGCCATGCCAGCAATGCTATTGATGGAAATCTTGACTCACATTTTCATCATGGATCCTGTACTCATACTGATTCGCAAAATGACCCATGGTGGAGATTGGATTTACTAGACGAGTACGTAGTGACCTCCATAACTATCACCAACCGAAAAGACTGCTGTCCTGAAAGACTTGATGGAGCCGAGATACACATTGGAAACTCTCTGCTGAACAACGGCAACAGCAACCCATT GGCTGGAAAGATTTCATCCGTTCCAGATGGGAGATCCCTCACTTTTGATTTGAAGAAAGGCATTTCAGGCCGTTACATCAATGTGGTCATACCTGGATCTAATCGAGTTCTTACCCTCTGTGAAGTTGAGGTTTATGGTTATCCAGCTCCTGATG GtgaaaatgtggctttaaaaggCAAAGCTACACAAAAAGTCCCCCTTGAAAacaactttgcatccaatgccATTGATGGGAATAAAGATGGTAATGTCAATCATGGATCCTGTTCTCAGACCGAAAAAACCCTCAATCCCTGGTGGAGACTGGACCTACTGAAAAGGCACAAAGTGTTTTCAGTAGTAATAACAAACAGAGTAGATTTCTTTGCTGTAAGACTGAATGGGGCAGAAATCAGAATTGGAAACAGTCTGGACAACAACGGCAATGACAATCCCAG GTGTGCTGTGATCTCTTCCATTCCTCCTGGTTTTTCCACCACCTTTGAATGTGATGGGATGGAAGGACGTTACATTAATGTTGTTATTCCAGGACGGGAAGAATATCTTACACTGTGTGAGGTTGAAGTGTACGGCTCACCACTGGATTGA